The genomic DNA TGAATCATATGTTGTCGCAGTTGTTGTTTGAGTTAGTATTCATTCCCCTTAGACATagtttggtatatatatatcataatctGGTTTCTGATTTGTTAAGGGAGTCCTGTGACAAGATGGGCATCGATAGCTTTGGGTGCTGGAATCGGTATTGGCTCTGCTTACACTGATTGCTCTCGTTCTTTCGACGCACCTTCTTCGCCTTCAGCCAATTTCGCAGCTCCCTagagtactactactactgagACTTCTGTATCTCAGGTTAGTTGTAATCTCTTTTGTTATATGGCATTTGTTTTGAGGGAATCAATACATTATATTAGTTTGGGTACAAAACTGATACTAGGAAGAAGCAAAGGTTTTGAGTGTAGCTGAAGGATAGAAGAACCAAATATCTTTGCTTATGGTTGTGACAGTAATAGTAAATCGAGCAGGGGTCGCTAAATTCCACATTCTGAGCATTGTTCATAGTGACAGTGTTGTGGTTTTCCCATtagataaaaacaaatacatGACTAGCTGTTTTCGTAGTGATTGCTATTGAACTAAAGATTGGTGAATACAACATATGGAGCTTAGGTTTCTACCCTTCTTTGCATATAGTGGTAACTTTGGTACAAAAGCAGTTCTCTCTTGCAACTTCCAGGACTGGCAACTTCCATTATTAATTTCCACAAATTTGTAATGTGCGATTTAAGtagaataaaacaacaacaacaaaaagtagaaggataaatttagttttgaatGTGGGTGATGGCTGATGCGTGGCAGGTGCAGACCTCCTAATGGTTCATTAATGATCAGTGTCCATTGAGTAAAGATATAGATACCGTTCGTCTGGTTTATCTCTGACCAATCAAATCTTATGTACTTCTTGTTGCAGGCTGCGGACGAGTAGACAAATAAATGACTATAAAAGCGGAAGTTAGTAAACGCATGCAAAGATCTGGGTATCTTGAAACAGAGAGCTTTTGAATCACGCAATGATTGTTAAATTGTTTCCTTAAACCTGCAAGGACAAGTGATTTAAATGATTTCACATGTAAACAccttcctttttaaaaaaattgttctatCTCTCACTCACAGTGGTTTTGAACAACTAAATTCAAGATGTTACATCAAAAAGGTTGGTTTACTCTGATTTGGGCGTCCTTCGTTTCTTTTTCTGTTATTCACAAGCCAAACGTTGTCGTTCTCTTCCGCGTTGAAAATTTGCAAAACCGGAAATAACCGGTCGGTCCTACATGCGAAGAAGTTGCTAACTAAAAAAAGAGCGAACCAATCCGAGTTCCGATGGACCGCCATAGTCACCGACTAAACAAAAAGCCTGCGAGCACGTAATCATTGACGACgacgaagaggagaagaagaagaagaagaagaagaagaagaaactcaaaagagtCAGAGATGAATAGTCCACCGGAGAACGATCTTTGTTCGATATGTCATTCCCACTTCACCGCTCCTTGTCAAGCCAATTGCTCCCATTGGTTCTGCGGtcaccactctctctctctctctccttaaaTCAATCCTTAccagtcttttttattttccttagtATCTTGATTAGGTTTCTCTTGTGTTTTTGCTAAGTCGGTTCAATGAGATCGGACGATTTTGACCTGAACTTATCCGTTATTAACCGTTATTGCCTACGAGCTCTATCCTGATCGTTTTGCATTTTAGAATCCAACTGCAGAATTTGGAATGAAATATGATTATTTCAGCTGGGATTTATCCTAAATCCTTAAATTTCCAaacttttaacaatttttgttaACCCTCTCTCTGCTTTAACAGATTCTTGTATGTGGGTTGACTCTGTGGTTTCAGAGTTTTTGGACCTTTATCTACATAGCCTTTACTTTGTATCTTGGTTTCAATCTCTTTATGGTCGATTCTGTGTGTTTTGTTTACCCTGAGTTTGTGAGGCAAATGATCTTTGTGGTTTGTGTGTTCTTCATGTTCACAGTTCCATTGCATTTGCAGCATggggagatttttttttttgggttgttcttTCTCTCTAACTCTTTTTCAATTTATGTTTAGGAGATTGCATTATGCTGGTGTGGACGCATGGATCTACATTACTGCCATGTAAATGCCCCTTGTGTCGTCGTCCAATTAGTTTACTGGTTCCTTCAGAGGACACAATCAGAGACCGTTCAGTTGCGGAGGTTCTTGGTAAGCTTGAAACGTACAACCGACTCTTTGGCGGGCATTCAAGTAGTTTACTTCAGGTGTGTCTTTCTATCTCTGTGTTTTaaagtttctttgttttgaactttttggATAGATAAGAGATCCATGGAATGAATCCAGATAAGTTTGGTTTAACTCGAAATATTTAGAGCTGTAATGTCAAATCTCTCATAAGGAATTCCTTATTACTTGGCAGAGGATGCAAGACCTTCCCTTCTTACTACGAAGGTTGTTGCGAGAAATGATGGATCCACAAAGAACGCTTCCACTTGTGATTCGGGCTCGGGTTTATATCGCAGTTAAGTTCGACCTTGATCTCTCTCTGTTTACAAAGATTATTCATGTTTTAAGTTGTTACTGTTCCGTGTGGAGTTAAACTGCTGGGACTAACACAGTTTCTTTGCATTGGATGCAGATGTTTCTCAGTGCTATTTACATAATCAGTCCAATAGATATCATTCCAGAAGGTGATTCATCTTTCTAATCCCAGAATATCCTATCTTAGTTTTGTCTCACTGTCTTCTCACAAATCCTTTCTTTATCTAATTTCTTATAGGAGTTTTGGGGATAGTCGGTTTGCTTGATGATCTACTCATAGCCCTGATTTGTTTCCTCCATGTTGCTGCCCTGTACCGCTCGGTTCTCTACTTCCGTCATGCCGGTTCGTAAATCAAAGAATGTTTTCGTTTTGTGTCACACTTAAGAGATGTGCTTACcttttcttgtgtgtttatCCCTTCTCTTTACAAATACACAATTGTTCTGTTTGGCTAAGGAAAACTGAAATGTGTGATGGTAGGATCACAGcacaaaaaaaggtttgaacCATATATCAATCATCTTCCTACCGCTTCCTCTACGCTAGTCTTTTTGACCCTTCCActcaaatttgttaattatgGTTTTGACCATTTGACTGAGAAACCCTGAGATGGGTGATGGTGATGGCATCATACGACTGGAAcagaaaatttatttcaatctCAATTCTCTCAGCAGCCACAGATCAGTAATTGAGTGGTCCTCGTTTCTAAACCGTGATAGGTTTTAATTTAACTCAGTAGCTGCTGAAAAGTCTTCACGGGTTATTACGATCTTCACATTCGTTGATAGTTGAATCTCATAATCTCTATTGGCCAAAACTGATGTTTTGTAGATTTAAGTAGTTCATTAGGAATTCCTCACACGCAACTTTGcaattgattcttttttttttggtatttcaaGAATCAATGGGTAAACTACTGGTCCACAAGTTTCAGCTACGTATAAAATTTAGGTTATTTTCAAAAGGTCTTTTTGATGGTTTCGCCCAAAACTAAAAGTGGACTTGCCATTAGTAGTCTCCCTAGTGTTGAACCGTTGAACACATTTTCCATTCATAGAGAGACAACACAATGTGTCATAGATGAGTGGACCACAAGATAGAACcacaatttttttgtcttaacaCGGTCACACGTGCGTAGACACGTACAGCTCGTGGATTCTATTCACATGTATACACCCAAAAACACATACGCGTGATAGACTCATCTTTTTCATGTGATGTTCCGAAATTGACGTTGCTCCACTGAGAACCCAACGCCTAAATCCATCTTCAAAATGTTTGTCCTGGCcatcaaattaatataaatgcACTGGTTACCAAATTCTcgcttatttttcttcttcatcattcagCTTCATTAGCATCCCTTGTCACTTTAAGGCAAACACATtttcagaaagaaacaaaaagaatgttAAAGGAGTTGAATTTGGTGTTATGGGGTATTAcacaaaagtatataaatagtaaaatacgCAAAATTGCCCATGAAGTTGCATAATCTTCTTGTCTTGTGAACAAATGTATAATAATGTTTTGACGTGACGTTGAGTTATTATATACAGGTATGGAGGACATATATGCTCTTCTTATCAGCTTCTCTCGTCCGATCAATATTATTATCATTGCTGGACGGTCCTACTCGACAAATTATAGACACCCACGTTTACattattgtaaatatttatattattattagctaCCTTCAGGACCTACTCTCACTATTAGCTTAGCTATTCTTCAAACTGAGACCTCAACAATTCAATGTTATGTTTGATAGAATATGaacatatatttcattattttggtacacaaaaaaaatgttctaaCGGAAACACACCTTCACTTGATGTATGTATATGTTTGTAAGGATCACTGTACTCTGTATTGTTGTAATTCTGTAGATTGATATCGAGATAAAAGTTTCGTGAACTTTTGTAAAGTGTCGATCTTTTAATGAATATCTAAGTATAGTatacaaaaataatgttttagtCCAAGATGAATGAGTAAAATATAGTCTAGTGTTTGTATCTAGTGACATTAACTTTAAACTTCTCAAATGTCTCaccaatagaattttttttgtcatatggAAAGAGACTGGGCGAAGAAAGGACCCAAATGAGAAAGGGGAAGGGATACAGCTGGGGAAGTCAACATCCAAATCCAAGATCTTTCGTTGATTCTCACTTGCATAGTTGTTTATTAAGCCGTATCTCTTCCCATTAAACCGACACCTACTACATATCGCAAGATAATTTATTAGTAGGTAACTTCCTCACGGCCAATACAGCATtctctaatttaaattttaaactagcTAGAAAGTACTGTAAGTATAGAGCAAAAATACTGATGTGTTATGTATAGAGCAAAAACACTGAAAACTATCAAATTTCATACATTGGACTCTATAAATATAATGCAACGTTTTATATACATTAGTGTTTCATTAAAAATCATTTacgtaaacaaaattattattgattatCAAATATACTAGTACCATTATTGATTTTGGCCAAATAGTATGGGGAGAGGTTCTTTTTAGTGTTTCTCCTACaattattgtcttttttttttaatataaatttttattttctctgatTTCTTTCTCGTGGATTGTCTCACTTTGAAATAGTTATCTTAGATCTTTTTcgataaaataagaaatatcaTATTgtcgtaaaaatatataaaaatatcatgtATGATAAATAATAACTCTCTAAAGGACTATTACTATAATTGGTAACTTCGATCAGGTGTGTACGCTTGAATAATCCAATAGAGTAatcatgaaaacaaaattacataagGAAAACGATAATATGGATAGTAATATtaccatatattatttttgtattgcTAAGAAAGATTTCAtcgaatatttttatatttttgttttatatatactattttccTAATCGTAATCTATTTTTCCTAGTTAgttaaatcatttaattaagTTGTAACTTTTGTTAAACTATGTCATAGGCATTCTTCGATATCTATAAGAAAGAGAATAACCAATGATTAGTTTTCATAATAAACTAAATTGTGTGATAGAAAATTGGAGATAATTTAGAATTGATTCAGATCAAAGAGGATACCAATTATTAGAGAGAGATCGAGGaatatagaaagaaaaggaTATTGATGCGGTTAGACGATTCTTATCAAACTTCACTTAAAAGGGTAATCCACGCAACAACAATTTCATTTCCCTTTTATTTCTTAGgttctttaatcttttttgcCAGGCTATAATGGAATATTAACAGTACATATATAAGAAACCAACCAAATGGTTCTTTTTATCTGCctaacaatatattatatatggatCAATTCGATTCGTTCTTCATTATAGCTCTAATAAGCTTCATTTTTGGTTTCTACAAGTTTTCAACTACTGCCATAGTTTCTTGTTACCATTAGTAGCAGTAGGAACTACAATATGAATGTAAATGTTTCACGTATTATACTTTTTGGAAATATACTACTAGTAGTTGTTGTTACTAATTCCAAATAGGATTATTAATCGTtatcacaaaaacacaaactatataAGAATATTTTCCAGACGACGAATAAAGTTTATTACAATAAGTCTCcacttattatatttttacatcgATGAAactattttgctttttttttttgtttttcttaaaaaaaggtCAATCTCTgttgtttgatataaaaattaaactatatgcACCGTTGGGTTTTCTTTTGTACTAACTAACTATAGAATCGGACAATTAAGAAAGATCATCACAACATATGTCAAAATCAGTATTAgtcagatgattttttttttattaaacttttaaaacatttattaataatattcacGAAACATGAATTGTATGGtgagagaaggagagtagtCGATTAGATAAATGATGAAACCTTTTTGGCTCCAAGTCTCAACGACAACTCCTCTCttgtctcttcctctctcttcttctctccatcttctctgatcagtctctctctctctttctctcgtaATTTCTTGGAGACATCTTTCTCTGTAATtgttcttttgagagaaacaaaagtgatttttagtttattattccTCATTCAAGTTATCTACGTACACATCAGTTGATAATCGAAGCAATCCCCTCGAGATCAAAACTTCTTGTGCTTTTTGTTGTTACCTAGAGATCTTTTCCTAGAAAGTGGTCCAagaaaatcacaacaaaaaggTCTCtggaaacaaatcaaaatcttttcaTCCCTGTTTTGGATTCTGTTTCTTTGAATCCCCTCACAAATTTGCCTTCATCATAACCTGAGAGACTCTGGATTGTTTTCCACTTTTATTAGGTACATATCTTCattaatcttttgtttaatttgttgctTTTGTCttggttttatgttttgaatctttatgcctcacaatttttgttttctttaaaggATAGATTCTGTGAAAAAAGTTACTATgaatttcaaactttcaaatGTATAAGTTAGTAGTTGTACTAATAACATAATTACTTTTAATCATTAATCCTTAATCTATACTCAATGTTGggttcttctttatttttttatttttttttcagtaaaaGTTCAATGCTTTTTAAGTTTCTTCTATTCACAGATTTTagaaggagagagtgaaagaTAGATCATTTGCTTTCAAACCAAATTGTTTAATTAGTCAtataacagaaaaataaaaataactttctGCACTATAATGAGTACCTTCAAAGCTCACTTATGGAGTTTGTGTATGTTTTAGTACCTAATCTGTCCatttacatataattatatattcctTGTATAACCAATCAGTTTTTTGAGATAGAAATGATTGTTTTATACCTAatctataaatattacaaaatttatttattaattatagaaaattatgaaaGAATCATGTGACCccatttttttacaaaatcatcattaatatcgcataataataattaataattcatATATGCATGTAcggaatataaaaaatacacacaAACACAATTGGCAAAATCAATATAATACAATTACCATCCCACATAGACATTGATATATTTTCCTATTAAATTGTCTGTATCCCactgttattttttaatctatttttaaagTGAGTCCCTGAGTGGATGATACTATCAAGAGAAATATGTAAGGTTTGttgatttttcatatatttttctaatgtaGGTGAGTGATTACAGTCCATCAACCATGATGAAGGCCTAAGCTGCGACTTGAGCCTTGGCCTTGGAAGTCACCGTAAAATGTCAAAAAGACCGGACCTCCGACGAGGCATGATGACCATTGTGGTCGTCACACTCCTCCTATCAACTTTCCCGCCAAATGTAGAATCGACCGTTGAGAAACAAGCTCTGTTCCGGNGAAATATGTAATGCTTTTGGCTTGttgatttttcatatatttttctatgtaGGTGAGTGATTACAGTCCATCAACCATGATGAAGGCCTAAGCTGCGACTTGACCCTTGGCCTTAGATATCACCGTAAAATGTCAAGAAGACCGGACCTCCGACGTGACATGATGACCATTGTGGTCGTCACACTCCTCCTATCAACTTTCCCGCCAAATGTAGAATCGACGGTTGAGAAACAAGCTCTGTTTCGCTTCAAAAACCGCCTCGAAGACCCTCACAACGTTCTACAATCTTGGAAACCATCCGATTCCCCTTGCGTTTTTCGCGGCGTCACCTGTGATCCGATCTCCGGCGAAGTCACCGGTATATCTCTAGCCAACGCAAACCTCTCGGGAACCATTTCTCCATCAATCTCAGCTCTCACAAAGCTAACTACGTTATCACTTCCTTCCAACTTCATCTCCGGAACAATCCCGCCGGAGATAACCAACTGCACAAACCTCAAAGTCCTCAATCTCACCTCAAACCGGCTCTCCGGAACAATCCCAAACCTTTCTCCTCTAAAAACCTTAGAGATTCTCGACATCTCCGGGAACTTTCTCACCGGAGAGTTCCAAAGCTGGATTGGGAATATGACTCAGTTGGTATCTCTCGGTCTCGGCAACAACCACTACTACGAAGGTACGATTCCAGAGAGTCTTGGACGTTTAAAGAAACTCACTTGGCTCTTCTTAGCTCGCTCCAACTTGACAGGACAGATTCCAAACTCCATCTTTGATCTCAACGGTCTCGACACTTTCGACATCGCCAACAACGCAGTTTCCGGTGATTTCCCAGTCTTGATCACAAGATTAGTAAACCTCACCAAGATCGAGCTGTTCAACAACAGATTAACCGGTGAAATCCCTCCGGAGATAAGGAACTTGACTCGTTTACGCGAGTTCGATGTTTCTTCTAATCAGCTAAACGGTTCTTTACCTCAAGAACTCGGAATCTTGAAAGAGCTCAGAGTTTTCCACTGCCATGAAAACAAATTTACCGGCGAGTTCCCTCCTGGTTTCGGCGACCTTCTTCACCTCACTTCTCTTTCCATTTACAGAAACAACTTCTCCGGTGACTTCCCTGTTAATATCGGCAAGTTCTCGCCGTTGGACACGGTTGATATATCCGAGAACTTGTTCACAGGTCCGTTTCCAAGATTCTTATGCCAAAACAAGAAACTACTATTCTTGCTCGCCTTGCAGAACGATTTCTCCGGCGAGATTCCGAGATCATACGCCGAGTGTAAGTCTCTCTTGAGACTAAGGATTAACAAGAATCGTCTAAGCGGTCATGTTGTTGAAGGGTTTTGGGATCTACCACTTGCTAAGATGATTGATCTCAGCGATAACGAACTCACGGGAGAGATTTCTCCGGTGATCGGACGTTCAACGGAACTGAGCCAGCTCATTTTGCAGAACAATAGATTCTCCGGCAAGATTCCTCGTGAACTTGGTAAACTGATCAATATAGAGAGGATTTATCTGAGCGACAACAACTTTTCCGGGGACATTCCGACAGAAGTGGGGGAGTTGAAAGAGTTGTCATCTCTTCATCTTGAAAACAATTCGTTAACAGGATCTATCCCTCTTGGGTTGACGCGTTGTGTCAAACTTGTTGATCTGAATCTTGCCAAGAACTTGTTGACTGGAGAGATACCGAATAGTTTATCTCAGGTTGCTTCTTTAAACTCGTTGGACTTCTCAGGGAACAGGCTAACGGGTGAGATACCGGCGAGTCTTGTGAAGTTGAAGCTGAGTTTCATCGATTTGTCTAAAAATCAACTTTCAGGAAGAATACCACCGGATCTTTTAGCGGTGGGAGGATCCACCGCGTTCACTAATAACGAGAAGCTTTGTGTTGATAGCCAAAGCACCAAAACAAGTCAGAACTTGGGGCTTAGTGTTTGCAGTGGCTACCAACATGTACGGAGGAATGGTTCACTGGACGGAACACTCTTGTTCTTGTCTCTAGCGATTGTTGTGGTAGTGCTTGTGACTGGTTTGTTAGCGTTGCGTTACAGAGTGGCGAAGATACGTGAGCTTGAATCAGAAAACGGAGATGTTAGCAAGGCGGATGCGAAATGGAAGATCGCGTCTTTCCATCAGATGGAGCTTGATGCTGAGGAGATATGTAGGTTGGATGAAGATCATGTGATTGGAGCTGGAAGCGCGGGAAAAGTGTACCGTGTTGATTTGAAAAAGGGTCGCGGGACAGTGGCGGTTAAGTGGTTGCGGAGAGGAGGAGATGAACAAGTTGATGGAACAGAGGTCTCTGTTGCGGAAATGGAGATTCTTGGGAAGATCAGACATAGAAACGTGTTGAAGCTCTACGCTTGTCTAGTTGGAAGAGGTTCTAGCTATTTGGTGTTTGAGTTTATGGAGAATGGGAACTTGTATCATGCTCTTCGTCAGACTATCAAAGGTGGATTGCCGGAACTGGATTGGTACAAGAGGTAAATGTTTTGTTCTCTAACCATTTCAAATGGTTCAAGTTATGGATCATCTATAACTGTTTTGCCTCTTCTTTGTCAATAAACAGATACAAAATCGCAGTGGGTGCGGCTAAAGGAATCACGTATTTGCATCATGATTGTTGTCCACCGATCATTCACAGAGATATTAAGTCGAGCAACATCTTGCTTGATGGAGACTACGAGTCGAAAATTGCAGACTTTGGAGTTGCTAAAGTTGCAGACAAGGGATACGAATGGAGCTGTGTTGCTGGAACTCATGGCTATATGGCTCCCGGTGAGTTTTGCCTTTCTTTCAACTTTGCCTCACATGATGATAACTGGAACtgattcttttttgttgtgATGTGATGTGATGACTGTAGAGTTGGCTTACTCCTTCAAGGCGACGGAGAAGAGTGACGTATACAGCTTCGGTGTGGTTCTTCTAGAGCTAGTTACCGGTCTTCGGCCGATGGAAGATAAGTTTGGAGAGGGGAAAGACATTGTTGACTATGTCTACTCACAGATTCAACAAGATCGGAGGAACCTCCGAAACGTCTTGGACAAGCAAGTTTTGTCGTCTTACGTAGAAGAAAGCATGATTAGAGTTCTGAAGATGGGTCTCCTCTGCACTACAAAGCTCCCGAATCTCAGACCGAGCATGAGAGAGGTTGTGAGAAAGCTTGACGATGCTGATCCCTGCGTTTCCAATTCTCTTGACAGAACAGGGAAGATTACAGTATAGGTTAGTTAAATTAGTTATAATAGACGGGTTAAGTTGGTTACCTGTTCACAAGAGTATGGGTTTGTTTAAAACTCGAGAGACTagttttttcatatttataaatttgcaGTGAAATGTCTAAGAGTTATCATAAAGAGACATGGATTAAGTTCTTCAGTAAACATAATAAACTATATAGTTAATTCACATTATGACGAATTTGCAAACTCATCAATTGACGATTTCGATTCCAGTGAGAGGAAGCCCTTCATGCAACTGAAGAGCGAGGTCTCCCACAATCTATATTTTACAAACAGTAAGAGTTTAGAATCCATATCCAAACCAAATGACGTATCAAAAGGAGTGGATCTTTCTTGGATAGTTTACCTTGGCCATCGACCTATATGAATATTCGGTAACCCCAGCGACGTGAGGTGTTATAATAACGTTTTTAAACTTCAAGATGGGATCGTTTGGATCAAATGGCTCAGACCATGCCACGTCAGTTCCAAGGCCTCCTAGATGACCGGACTCCAGATTCTGGTAAGCTGATTCATAGTTGATCAGACCACCTCGGGCAATATTTACAAGAAAAGCACCCTGACACATCAAAAGAGATATCAACAGTCATCAGTCATCACAATCTAATCAAACTCGTTTCTTTTCGTATTGGATAGCCCCGGGTAATCACCTTTTTCATTGAACATATGAACTTCTTGTTTACGACCTCCGCCTGAGAGTTATAAGATCATCATTTAGAAACTAtagtcaatatatataataatttcaagATGTTTTCAGCACCAAAACAGCTCttgcatatataatatattcatgtACTTGACAAGTTTATAATGAAGGAGATGCTTACCGTTTCTTTGTTGAGcctcaaacaaacaacaactatATCAGCTTTGCCCGCGAATGTATAAATGTCTTCATGACTACCTTTCTCATCAAGAAGAGTGGCTGAAGATACAAGTTAACAAATTACTAGACCTCAGGATGGGGTTGTCAAGGCAAACAGAGGAGTTAACAGAGAGCCCATACAGTCTGAGTCAGTGATAGAAGCAGGCCAGCTTCTTTTCGTGGCTATTACTCTCGACCCAAATGGCTTCAACCGTTTAGCCAGCTCTATTCCAATGTTTCCATATCCTAAGATAAAAACCTGAATaatagaaacaaagaagaaaaccttTTTTGAAGGGATACATACCAAAGATACCGAATGCATATTTAAGACACTGACACACTGAGACTCACTGTTTTACCGAGAAGCGTGTCACCGGTTGGTTCTCCAAGTAGTCTGCTTCTCAGAGATACTTGCATTTCGTTCTGCAATAAAATAGCATACCGTACGAATGAATTATAACTAAGAAAGCAATATCAGAACTAACACTTGGGGAATTAAGAGATATACTAATGGAACCATACAGAggcaaatcaaataaataagcCACCTGTTTCTTCAGAAGGCCCAGCATAAGATATATAGCCATTTCAGAACAAGATGCTGCATTTCCAGTACCCTCACTGGGAATTCTAGCCACCTTAATCCCATGTTTAGTTGCAGCATCAATGTCAACACCTGCCAGAAGTAAATTAcatgaaaaaaatgtaaataaacgGTCCGTCTATGAGGTATAATACTTGAGCTTAATCATGTATTAATAATGCATAAGAAAACAGAGACAGATACCATCAAGACCAACACCATACTGCATAATAAGCTTCATCTTGCTC from Camelina sativa cultivar DH55 chromosome 7, Cs, whole genome shotgun sequence includes the following:
- the LOC104700932 gene encoding E3 ubiquitin-protein ligase RNF170-like; translation: MNSPPENDLCSICHSHFTAPCQANCSHWFCGDCIMLVWTHGSTLLPCKCPLCRRPISLLVPSEDTIRDRSVAEVLGKLETYNRLFGGHSSSLLQRMQDLPFLLRRLLREMMDPQRTLPLVIRARVYIAMFLSAIYIISPIDIIPEGVLGIVGLLDDLLIALICFLHVAALYRSVLYFRHAGS
- the LOC104700935 gene encoding receptor-like protein kinase HSL1 isoform X1, producing the protein MSKRPDLRRGMMTIVVVTLLLSTFPPNVESTVEKQALFRFKNRLEDPHNVLQSWKPSDSPCVFRGVTCDPISGEVTGISLANANLSGTISPSISALTKLTTLSLPSNFISGTIPPEITNCTNLKVLNLTSNRLSGTIPNLSPLKTLEILDISGNFLTGEFQSWIGNMTQLVSLGLGNNHYYEGTIPESLGRLKKLTWLFLARSNLTGQIPNSIFDLNGLDTFDIANNAVSGDFPVLITRLVNLTKIELFNNRLTGEIPPEIRNLTRLREFDVSSNQLNGSLPQELGILKELRVFHCHENKFTGEFPPGFGDLLHLTSLSIYRNNFSGDFPVNIGKFSPLDTVDISENLFTGPFPRFLCQNKKLLFLLALQNDFSGEIPRSYAECKSLLRLRINKNRLSGHVVEGFWDLPLAKMIDLSDNELTGEISPVIGRSTELSQLILQNNRFSGKIPRELGKLINIERIYLSDNNFSGDIPTEVGELKELSSLHLENNSLTGSIPLGLTRCVKLVDLNLAKNLLTGEIPNSLSQVASLNSLDFSGNRLTGEIPASLVKLKLSFIDLSKNQLSGRIPPDLLAVGGSTAFTNNEKLCVDSQSTKTSQNLGLSVCSGYQHVRRNGSLDGTLLFLSLAIVVVVLVTGLLALRYRVAKIRELESENGDVSKADAKWKIASFHQMELDAEEICRLDEDHVIGAGSAGKVYRVDLKKGRGTVAVKWLRRGGDEQVDGTEVSVAEMEILGKIRHRNVLKLYACLVGRGSSYLVFEFMENGNLYHALRQTIKGGLPELDWYKRYKIAVGAAKGITYLHHDCCPPIIHRDIKSSNILLDGDYESKIADFGVAKVADKGYEWSCVAGTHGYMAPELAYSFKATEKSDVYSFGVVLLELVTGLRPMEDKFGEGKDIVDYVYSQIQQDRRNLRNVLDKQVLSSYVEESMIRVLKMGLLCTTKLPNLRPSMREVVRKLDDADPCVSNSLDRTGKITV
- the LOC104700935 gene encoding receptor-like protein kinase HSL1 isoform X2 → MSRRPDLRRDMMTIVVVTLLLSTFPPNVESTVEKQALFRFKNRLEDPHNVLQSWKPSDSPCVFRGVTCDPISGEVTGISLANANLSGTISPSISALTKLTTLSLPSNFISGTIPPEITNCTNLKVLNLTSNRLSGTIPNLSPLKTLEILDISGNFLTGEFQSWIGNMTQLVSLGLGNNHYYEGTIPESLGRLKKLTWLFLARSNLTGQIPNSIFDLNGLDTFDIANNAVSGDFPVLITRLVNLTKIELFNNRLTGEIPPEIRNLTRLREFDVSSNQLNGSLPQELGILKELRVFHCHENKFTGEFPPGFGDLLHLTSLSIYRNNFSGDFPVNIGKFSPLDTVDISENLFTGPFPRFLCQNKKLLFLLALQNDFSGEIPRSYAECKSLLRLRINKNRLSGHVVEGFWDLPLAKMIDLSDNELTGEISPVIGRSTELSQLILQNNRFSGKIPRELGKLINIERIYLSDNNFSGDIPTEVGELKELSSLHLENNSLTGSIPLGLTRCVKLVDLNLAKNLLTGEIPNSLSQVASLNSLDFSGNRLTGEIPASLVKLKLSFIDLSKNQLSGRIPPDLLAVGGSTAFTNNEKLCVDSQSTKTSQNLGLSVCSGYQHVRRNGSLDGTLLFLSLAIVVVVLVTGLLALRYRVAKIRELESENGDVSKADAKWKIASFHQMELDAEEICRLDEDHVIGAGSAGKVYRVDLKKGRGTVAVKWLRRGGDEQVDGTEVSVAEMEILGKIRHRNVLKLYACLVGRGSSYLVFEFMENGNLYHALRQTIKGGLPELDWYKRYKIAVGAAKGITYLHHDCCPPIIHRDIKSSNILLDGDYESKIADFGVAKVADKGYEWSCVAGTHGYMAPELAYSFKATEKSDVYSFGVVLLELVTGLRPMEDKFGEGKDIVDYVYSQIQQDRRNLRNVLDKQVLSSYVEESMIRVLKMGLLCTTKLPNLRPSMREVVRKLDDADPCVSNSLDRTGKITV